In Bernardetia litoralis DSM 6794, the genomic window TAAATCTATCAAATAATAAACTAATAAAATTACCTAAATCAATAGCAAAATTACAGAACTTAAAAATATTAAACTTATATAATAATCAGCTCACTACTCTTCCTAAGAATATTAAAAAATTGAATAAACAAGGTGTGAGTATTTCTTTAGGAAGAAATAATTTTTCTGATAAAGAAAAGAAAAAGATAAAAAAATGGCTGTCTAATTGTAGTCTTAGTTTTGAAGAGTATTAAACTTTAAAATTCTATTTAGGCTCACAAAAGACTTATTCTTTTTAGTAAAAAAAGTAAGTTAATTGATAAACTTTTAAAAAGTGACAGGGTTTTCTTATAAAAAACTATTAGGTCTTTTTTTATGCTTTCAACCTCCATTCTCAAATTGTAGTTGTTGGTGTCGCTATCGCTAAAACACCAACAACGGCATTTTTTATTTTTATAAGAAAACCCTGTAAAAAGTGACGAAATTACTATTAATCCAAAATTAAAAAAGTAAAGAGAAACTATTGCAAAAACATGGTTTGCCTAAAACCTATTACGAACAAATAACTAAACAAAAAAAAGAGAAAAAATAGTAATTTATAAAAAAAGGTTTTGTATCAAAAAATGATACAAAGCCTTTTTCAATTATTACCGTAATTTTTAATTCGTAATTGACTTACAGAAAATCCTCAAAATACTTCGCTATTTTCATATACAAATGTATTCTGTCCATTCCTCTGACATTATGAGGATGCGAAGGATAAGGAAAGTAATCTAATAAAATTTGTTTTTCAATCGCTTTATTTATCAACAAACGAGTATGTTGTGGCAAAACGACATCATCTTGCAAACCATGAATAATCATCAATCTACCTTTTAAGTTTTCGATAGAATTCAAAAGATTTGCATTTTTATAACCTTCTGGATTTTCTTGTGGCGTGTCCATGTAGCGTTCTGAGTACATAATTTCATACAAATTCCAATCTATTACGGGTCCTCCAGCAACACCAACTTTAAACAAATCTGCATGTTTTGTCATCAAAGAAGTGGTCATAAATCCACCAAAACTCCAACCAAAAACACCTAAACGTTCGCTATCTACATAAGACTGTTTTTTGAGCCATTCTACTCCTTTTAATTGGTCTGAGATTTCATTTTTACCTAAATTTCTGAAAGTTGCTTGTTCAAAATCCCTTCCTCTATTCAAAGAACCACGATTATCAAGTGTAAAAACTACATAACCCTGTTGCGCCATATATTGCATAAAATAATCTGCGCCACCAAGCCATTTATTTTGAATAAGTTGCACATGAGGTCCTCCATAAACATAAATCATGACAGGATATTTTTTGGTAGCATCAAAATTTGTAGGCTTTATTACTCTTGAATAAAGGTCTGTTCCGTCATCAGCTTTGAGTTTGAAAATTTTCATTTCACCACGTTCATAATTTAGAAGTGGATTCTCAGCTTCAAAAATTTTTCTTATACTATTTCCTTTTTTTGTTTCAATTATTTGTGTAATCGCTGGCGTTTCAAGATTAGAATAAGAATCTAACAAAAATTTTCCGTCTTCACTTAATTTTCCAGAGTGCATTCCTGCTTCTTTAGTAAGTTTGGTTATTTTGCCTGTTTTTATTTCTGTTTTATAAATATGATTCTCAATCGGACTTTCTAAACCTGCTGTAAAATAAAGAAACTTTTCATCTTTATCCGTTCCTAAAATCTCTGTAACTACTCCATTTCCTTTTGTAAGCTGACGTATCAATTTTCCATCAGTATCATATAAATATAAATGATTAAAGCCATTCCTTTCACTTTGCCAAACAAATAAATTTGGGTTATTTTTCATAAAATAAAGTGAATGTTCAGGTTCTACATATTTCTCATCTTTTTCTTCAAAAAGAATTTTAATTTTTTCTCCTGTATTTGCATCAAAGCTAGTCAGTTTCATGTGATTTTGCTCACGGTTTACAATCGCCACATAAATCTTTTCTGCATCTGGACTAAAAGTAATATTGGTAGAATATTGCTCTATGTCTTTCTGTGAGTCATTTGTTTTGAGATAAATCATTTTTTCAGAAGAAATATCATAAATTCCTACTGTTGCTTCATGGCTTTTTTGTCCTGCCATCGGATATTTTATTGGTGTGTGTTTGGCTGGATATTCCGAATAATCTATCAATGGATAATCTTTTACCATGCTTCTATCTGTACGATAAAAAGCTAATTTTTCAGCATTATCCGACCAAAAGAGTCCTTTTGTAATTCCAAATTCGTAGCGATGAGCAGCTTCTCCATAGGTAAGTTCTCTTGTTCCGTCTTCTGTAATCTGAATCAAATCAGTTTTTCCATCTTCATCAACATTTCTTAGCCAAATATTATTATCAATAACAACAGCTAATTTTTCGACAGAATGAGATTCGGCAAAACTTGCATTTTCTACGGCATTTGTAACAAGTTTTAGGCTTTGATTTTCAAAATTATATGTATAAATTTTATTTCCATAATCAAACCAAGCTAAATTTTCATCTATCCAATTAAAGACAGGAAGACGACGCATTTGATTAGTAAGTTCTAATTTTTCACTTAATATTTTGGTAGAAATAAGAGTTCGTTCTGCAATTCTCAAAACTGGGTGAGCTGTTTTGAGTTCTCGTCTGTTCTGCGATTGATAAACATAATAGCCATTTTTTTGCCAATGTAATTGTCCAATATTTTTTGGAGAAAGATTATAAAAAACGGCATTTTCTAGTGTAAATAAATCTTTTTTCTCTTCTGTTGTTTGGGCAAACACAGAAAAAGAACACAGAAATAAGATTACAAAAAACATTTTTTTTTTGATTGAATACTGTTTCATTTTTTAAATTAATAAAATTAAAATTTGATAAGAAGATAAATCAAAACCACAAAAGGCTTATTCTATTTTTATAGAATAAGCCTTTTGATTGGTGTGTGTGTGTATTATTTGTGTTGTGTTGTTGTGTGTAAGGTCAAAAAGTGTTCTAAACGAATCAAAACAAAATCTCATTAAACCTCTATGTTATTTGAAAATAATTTTCAGTAAATATATTTGTGTGTGTGTGTAAATATACTTCTGGGTGTGTAAAATTATTCTCTTTTTATTCCAAGTTTGTGATAGAAAAATTGTATATTGCTAAGTCTTTATGGATTATCTCATTCTAATTTTTGTTTTAAGGATGGATAACTAATTAATAACTTTGCTTTCTACGTTTCCTTTCTAGCACATAACAAATTTACGGTAAGTATAACAGGAAAAATTACACAAAAATCTCTATTTTTTGAATAAAAAATTCAAAAAGTAACACTATTGTTTCAGTTCGCAAAAAAAGACAATTTAATACACAAATATTTATATTAAATCTATTTTTTTATTGATTTATTCTTATTTTATGTCTATACCTTTTTTAGAATCAAAAACTTATGAATCTGACAGGACAACTTTATCTTTATTTAATTATCCTGATAAAGCCTCTATTATAAATGGAGAAAATACTAATGACTTTGATTCTTTCAAACCCAAAACTATTCAAACAAGCAAAATTACTTTAGTAGTTATTTTGGAAGGCACAATCAATTTTGAGTTTAGACAACATGAACAAAAATGTACAATTGGTGAATCATTGATTATTCCTCCTCACAAAGCTGTTCGTTTGATAGCTACCCAAACCAATGAAATATCTAAGACAAATAATCTTTCTTGGTTAGAGCTTCAAATTCCAATAGAAATCGTTAATCTAACTATTTCACAACATAGTAAAATAGGAATTGAAAATAATTCAATTTGGCAGTTTGGTGAAAACCCAATTAATGTTACACATGATACAAGTATCAAAAAATCTATTATTCGATTAATTGATTTATTTACAGAAGAACATTACAACCAAGATGCTTTTATAGATTTTGCTCTCAAAGAATTGATTTTGAGATTTGTCAGAACTCCTGCACGAGATAAAATTGAGATAGAAAAAGATAAAGAACTAGAAGATGAAACCAATCCAAGCATCGAAGCAGTTTTGGGCTATATAAAAGAACATATCGACGAACCTATTTCTATTGATACTTTGACAGATATTGCCAGTATGAGTAAAGCTGCTTTTTTTAGGACTTTCAAAGAAACACTAGATATTTCACCGATTGATTATATAAATAGAGAACGTGTCGAAGTTGCAAAAAATCGTTTAGTAGATATTTCGAAGTCGGTTACAGATATTTGTTACGAACTTGGTTATAATCACATGACTTACTTTATACGAGTTTTTAAGAAATATGAAGGAATTACACCCAAGCAATTTCAAATAAAAGAAAAGAAAAAAAATAAGGAAGAAAATAAAGAATCACAAGAGAATAATTAATTTATTTTTTTATTAAAAATAAATTCAAAACATTACAAAATATTTTCAATTTCCTTCCAACAAGAAATATCATAACTAGCCACAGAATGTTGAGGTGTTTTTTTATGAGGATTATAAAAGATAGTTTTCATTCCTAATGAACGTGCGCCCAAAATATCGGCATCAAAACTATCTCCAATCATAATAGAGTTTTGAGGTGTAGCGTTAGAAATAGCAAGTGCATGATTGAAAATAATAGGATTTGGTTTGGTAACTCCTGTACAATCTGAGGTAATGATATTTTTGAAGAAAGATAAAATACCTGAATATTCTAACTTTAACTTTTGGCTTTCTTCAAAACCATTAGTAAGAATATGAAGGTGATAACCTTTAGATTGCAAATAAGTAAGCATTTCTAAAACAAAAGGCATAAGATTTGGCTGACGAGGACAATTATATTGATACTCATTTTCTAACTCTTCTAATAGATTATAATGAGGCTTCTGATATAATACTTTATCAAAAATATACTCTTTTTTGAGCTTTTTATTTGTCATCTTATATAGTTCTTCAAAGATAAGAGAAAAACGACGTTCTCTTATCTTTACTTTATCTACTAAACCTTCATGATGTTGTTTCCAAAGAAATTTAGTTGTAGTTTGGAACGCTTTTAAAAAATCATCAAAACTTATTATTTCATGATTAATAATTTTATCAGATAATTCATACTTTTGATACAAACTCAATAAAGTTTGTTTAGAACTTTTATCAAAATCCCATAATGTATGGTCGAGGTCAAAGAAGATATTCCACATAATATTCCCAGTAGAAATACTACGCTCAATATGGCGAGTAGAGGAGAGATTGTTCATACTAAATTTGCGTGGCGTAGGTTATGGATTCATATAACTCATAAAACAGTTTCCTACCTAGAACAACTAAGAGTAGGAAAAGTTCTTTTGCGTTTGTTTGTTTTTTCATTTATTATTTTTAGTATTTGGGTTTGTAATTTAATTTGGTTTAAGCCTTTTAGTATCGAACTATTTTATGAACGCATGTTTATAGAATATGGTCAAGACGACCCCGAACTGATGAGCCGTTTACATCTCTTAGAAAAATATGGAATTACCTATTATAATAGTCTTTTGACAGATATTTCTGATGCCGAGCGTGATAGGCGTTATGAAGAAAGTATTGTTCGTAATTTTGAGATGCTCAGAACTTATAAACGCTCTCAACAAACCGAAGAAGAATTATTATCTACCGAAATATTAGATTGGTATTTAGAATTAGAAATTTATAGAAATGCTTTTCGTCAGTACGAATATCCTGTCAATCATATTAATGGAATACAGGTAAAATTGCCTCGTTTTATGATGGAAGTACATGAAATAAAGACGCTTGGTGATGCCGAAGATTATTTAGAACGTTTATCTAAATTTGATAAAAAATTTGATGAGCTTATTCAGCTTTTAGAATCCAGAAAAGATGCAAATGTAATTCCTCCTCGTTTTATATTAGAGCGTGTAATTGAAGAAACAAAAGATTTTATCTCAAGGAATGTAAAATATAATTTATTGTATAAAGATTTTGCTTACAAGGTAGATAAGGCAGATACCACACGGATTGTACCTCTTGCTCAAGAAGAACTAAAAATAAAAGCTAGAGAAATTATGGAAGATGATGTTTTTCCTGCCTACCAAAAATTATTGAATTATCTGGAAATGGAGCTAGAAGAGGCTAATGATGATGCAGGAGTTTGGAAATTAGGTTATGATAGTGCCACAGCAATTATGTATTATAATACAATGCTAATGGTTCATGCTCATATTTCTCAAGAAGAATCGGCTGAAGAATATCATTATAGAGGTTTGGGAGAAATTAGTGATTTGAGAGAAGAACTAATAGGAATTTTTGATTCATTAAACTTCCCTCAAAAAGATTCTATTTCAAAAAATTTAGCTAAAATAAATAATCGTCTGCCAAATGACTTTGGAATTGATGATAATTACAAAAATTATTTAGATACGTATCAGTGTTATTCAGATTCTGCCTTTCAATCATTTGGGCATTTTTTCTTGCATCAACCCAAAGAACCACTAAAGTTAGTTCAAGTTGAAATTCCTTTGCAAAATAGTTCACCTTTATTAAAATTTCATATTGGACAAAGTGATACATCTCAATTACTTTATATTAATTTAAAAAAGGCTCAAAATATCCCACAGAATAAAATGCCTGTTTGGGTTTATGAAAAAGCAGGAGGACGTTATATTCAATCATGGTACGAACAGCAGCTTACAGATATTCCTACTTTTAGAAAAGTTTTGCCATTTGATGTTTATGATGAAGGCTGGGAGGGATATTTTGCAGATTTATTGAAAGATGAAAACAAAAATTCAGTTAATTATTATGATGATTTATATATCAAAATTGGAGAAATTCAGAATGAGCTTTTGATTACTTCACTTTTAGTGGTTGATACTGGAATTCATCTCAAGAAATGGACACGAGAAGAATCCATCAATTTTTTGGTAGAAAATACAGGACTTCCACGAGAAAATATGAAAGATGAAGTTGATAAAATAGTTGTTCGTCCTGCCCAAGCTACTATTTATAAAATTGGAAAAATCTATTTCAAAAATCTAAGGGAATACACAGAAGATGCTTTGGAAGAAAACTTTAATCTTAAAGAATTTCATGAAGTAATATTAAAAAATGGACATATTCCTCTTCCTGTTTTGAAAAAACAAGTCAAACATTTTGTTACCGAAAAAAAGAAAATTATTAGAGAACGAGAAATGAAAGTAGAAGAGGAGCAAAAAAATAAAATAGAGTAAAAAAAAGCTGATTAGCTATCAAAAACCCTAAGACTCTTCAAAAAAACCTTAGGGTTTTGCTTTTGTCTTTTTTACTTTCCTTCCAAATAATCTCTCAAATACTCAAATTCCATAGTCAAATCTTTGTCTTTGGTAAGGTTTGCTCTAGCAATTCGATTTCTATCTGTAAAATTATTTTCTTTTAAGTAAGAAGAATTATCTTCAAATAATAAATAAGGTAAAACTTGGTCTATCAATTCTCTGCCAAAATCTTTAGAAGCATTGCGTGGAAGCTCACAAGGCAAATTATCAACTGCCATCACCGTAATATTTTTCTCATCAGAAAAAGGTTTTGCTTCGCTTTCTGTTTCTACATTATAATCATAAAATGGCTCTGCAATCGTAGAAGCACGATTTGTAGAAGGAATAGAACCTTCAATATCACAAGTAATATCAGCTATTACTTTGATTTTAAAATTATTTTGTTTCATTTCTTCTTTTGTAAACAAAACAGGTGATTCAGGATTCCAATAAGCAGCAGCAATCAATAAATCAGTTTTGGTAGCAAAGTCTAAAAAATAACTATCATACTCTTTTGCATTATCATAAAAATGATTTAAGTCAAATTCTGCATTTTTTGAAGTTTCTTTTTTAAAGTGATAATCTTGTGAATTGAGCTGTGTAAAAACAGTTTCCTCAAATTCTTGATTCAAATATTCTTCTGGACTGACTTCTTTTATCTTCATTCCTTTTAGTACTTCTTTTGCTCCAGAAGCAACTCTTCCACCTCCTGTAACAGCAATTTTTATGTTTGGAAGTTTTACTTTTTCAAACTCGCTCCACATTTCATTCATATCAAAACATTCATTGGCTGACTTCAATTCAAACAAACCAAAGCGTTTTCCATAAGTCAAAACTCCATTATATGCGCCCACAATTCCAGCATAACGTCCAAAAGCAATTACTCTATTTCCAGTTTCATCAGTTAGAACTTCATAATCAACCAAACGAACATTTTTTTCTATTATTTTTTGTAATAAATCTCTATTGTAAGGCTGTTTTTTGATGGTATGAGAAAAGAATAAATAGGTTTTATCTTCGATAAGCTGAGGTTTTGGAACTTCTTTTACACCTAATAAAATTCCTGCTTCATTTATATCTTCTGTAATTCTGCAACCTGCTTCTTTGTATTCTTCTTCCGAAAAACAACGAATAGGACTTGGCTGAACCAATATTTCGAAATCTTTATCAACTGTTTTATAGTTGTCCAAAACTTCTTTGCATTGGGTGGGAGTAAGAGCAACACGACGGTCTGGTGGTGTTTTGCCTTCACGAATAATGGCTATTTTTTGCATAAAATGAATAGTGTTTTGTATAGTTTACAATGTTGTTTGTGAGGATACAAACAAGAATTTATGATACGCAAAATACAAAAAAAATGATACTTTTGATTCAATGATTACAAATAGCTCAACATTTTATAGCTCATAAAGCTATGCACTTTCATCAATTGCTAGATACGTAAATGTTTGATTGGTGAGATAATAAGCAATTTCTCCAAACGTAGTTGCACCAGAAAAACCAATCGATCTTTGGTCTAATTTTCCATAAACATAATTGAGAATACAATTACAATTATAAATAATATTCTGTTCTTTTTTTACAGATTCTCTAGCTTTCAGTTCGAATTCTTTGGCGTAATTATCAAATGATTTTGTAGTAGAATATTTTCTATCTTTGAAGAGAGGAGCATAAAAAACAACTTGTTTTTTTTCATCATCTAGTCTCTGAAAGCTCACATTTAGAATAGCACCTTCATATTCGGTTACTAATGGATATGAAATATCAATATTATTTTCTTTGATATACTCATAAAGATTTACATTCTCTCCATTTACTAGAGCTTCCTCAAAAATAAAACCGTCTTGTTCTACTTCTATACTCATTGTGGAGTCAGCTTCAAAAACATTGACAATCTCCAAACGAGCTACTTTATTTTGGGATAATTGAGCATGTAAAACTACTGCTTCATGCGTAAACACCTCTCCTGTTTGTCCATTGAATACTTTTGATTCATGATTTTTGACAAACTCAGAAAGCTCTGCTCCTGCAATAATTCCGATAAGAGGATTTGTATATAAATTTTCATACGTCGAAACATGAAGAGAAAATGAAAGATGAATGGGACAAAGCGCAGGAAGTACTAAAAAATTAAATCCATTTTCATAACCATTTATACACACATTTTTAAGAGCAGGCTCATCATAATTTGATATTTTAAAATCAGTTATAATGTCTGTAAAATCTGAGACAAAAACATGTTCTTTATCCATGCGTCCGTTTTGTTCTTCCAAATAAAAATAAGGTGTAGTTGCTCCCACCCAATTTCCTTTTGGAAGTTGTGCTAGTACTTTTTCATCTCCAGAAAGCACTAATACTTTTTCGTCTTTTATTAATTGACTTACTGTATTTATATCAAGAAGCTCATGAGTTTGTTTAGAATTATTCATTGTTTTGAGATAGTTTTTTACCAAGTTTTAAAAATTTGTTTGAAATCTTCTTGCACAGCAATAGCATATTTGCTACACAGCTCATACAATTCATCAATAGCTTCTTCAATAGACAATGTTTTTGCTGCTATTTTTCTTCTATATTCTGAACTTTTGAGCTGTAATACAAAATTACTAAATTTGTGTTCTATTTGGCTAGTAACAAGCATTTCCCATTCAACCCTTTCTTTTGAAGGAATTGTATATTTTGGAGGTGAAGTAAAATTTTTATCTGTGTACATATAATTCTTTTTATTTAGAAAGTAGTATGAAATTATTTTAAAACAATAAAGAATCTATTTTGTAAGACTAAAAATACAAATAAATTATCAAAAATTTATTAACAATAATTATTCCTTATCTCTTTTAAAATACATAAAATATCTTATAAATCAAAATAATTGCAGTTCTCTGACAACCTTTACCTTTCTAGTTGATGGTGGAACAACAGAAAGTTGGTTTAAAAAATTATCAGAGAACCAATAAGTTATATAAAACAACAATCTCATTATTCATCTTCTAAAGATTCTAAGAAGGCGATTATATCATTAATTTCTTGTTTGGATAAATTCAAAGATTCAAAAGGCAATGTTTGATATTTTAGGTCAATTCCAATTCCTTTTCCACCACCACGGTTATAAAAATCCATTACTTCTTCCAGAGTTTCATAAACTCCATTGTGCATATAAGGAGCTGTTTTTGAAATATTTCGAAGGGTTGGAGTTTTGAAAAAATACTTTTTTTCTTCTGTTTGAAAAACATCATATCTTCCCAAATCCTCATCAATTTTTGCATTAATTGTATCATTTTTTGATGGAACAGCAATAAGTTCCATTTCAGATTCTCTAAAAGAAGGCGCAATTGTTCCATTAAAAACAGGCGCAAAATGACAGGTCGCACAAGCAGCCTTTCCCATAAAAAGATTAAATCCATTTATTTCATTTTTTGTAAATGTATTTTCTATTCCTTTTATATTTTTATCAAATTTGGAAGAAAAAGGAGCTAGACTTCGGATATAATCAGCCATTGCCGTTCTGATGTTTTGTTCTGTCAAACTATCTGAATACAGCTCTGAAAATTTCTGAACATACACAGAATTTTCTTTTACAGCTTCTAACAAAATCTCTGCGCTTGTATGAAACTCTGTTTTATTATTGATAACAGAAATAATTTGTCCTTCCAAACTTCCAGCTCTATTATCATGAAAAAAACTTTTCTGTAAAGCTGCATACATCAATGTTGGGCTATTTCTCTTTTGTCCTTTAGGAAATTTTTTTCCATCTGTAAATGCCAAATCTTGTTGATGACAGGTTGCACAGCTCATTTTTTTGTTGCTAGAAAGATTTACATCATTAAAAAGCTGTTTTCCCAACACAATTTTATCTTTGGAAATTTGTCCTAATTGTTGGTCAGAAAAGAAATTTAGATTAAATGTAGAATCTGAAAAAAGCGAAGTTGCATCATTTTGAATGGCAAGCTCCAACGGAAACTCTATTTTCCAATCTTTTACTGTTTTGTTCCAAATCTCAATTTGATTTTCTGTATAATTTTTAATAAAAGAATATCTATCAAAGTTTTCAAAATTGGTTTTGTCATCTTGAGTTAAAAACCTTTGGCTTTTTTGCAATGATTCTTTCCACTCTTGATAAATTTCTTTGTTCTGAAACTCAGCTTCAAAAAAGGATAAATAATTTTCTAATTCTTGATACACTATTTTATTATCATCAAGGGAAATTCCTGAAGGCGAATCAAATCCCGTAATTCCTGTCAAGGCAACTCTAAAAATAGCATCTCTAAAAAGCCACAAAAAATGATAATTTTTATAAACTGATAAATTTGTATTTCTTTGAATCAAACGAAGACGTTGAAGAGTTTTATCTGCATTTTTTTGAATGGTTTGGATTACTTCTTCTTCAATATTTCCTATTGAATCAATTTCTAAGAATAATAATTCTTCTAACGGTTGAAATCCAAAAGGTTCATTTATTTTTATATTTGTAGCATCTTCTTCTTCTACTTTCAATAGATTTGGAGCGTTCAGTGTTTTATAATTTTCAACATCTACAAAAGACAAAATTGGTTCTATTTTTTTAAAATAAGCCCTTGCTTCTCTATAATGTTCTTGACTTTTTTGGATATGAATTTTATTATATTCTATATCTTTATCAATAAAATTCAGTGCTTTTTTGGTTGCTTCTAAATTATTGATACATTTTTCTATATTTGATAAATAGATTTTTTCTATCTCTTTGAAAGAATTTGTGACTTCTTTGGTAGCATTATTTTGTGCTGTTTCTTTTTGAGAATTTGTGCAAGAAACAGTAAAAAGTAGAATAGAAACTAAAATAAGGAGGAAAAGAGGAAATTTCATGGGGGGTAATTATTTGAGGGGGAAAGGTATAAATTATCAAAACCCTAAGAAAAAATTGAGGTTTTCAATCGTTTCTTAGGGCTGTTTTTAATTAAAAAGACTAGAAATATTATCTATCCAAACCATTAACGATATATAACATACTTCCTTCTTTTGTACTGTTATTTACATCAGCAACGGCATTTGGGTCTGTAAATACAGTTCCGTCAGCTCTTTCCCAACCGTGATTTTGAGTAATTACTAAGAATGTTTCATCAATTCCTACAATATCAGAAACATCAATCATTCCTGTGATTTCCCACACACGATCTTCTGCTCCATATCCTTGTGCTGCTGCTGTTATTTGGTCACATTCCAAAACTACTTTCAAAGCACCTGTATTCAAATTATATTGATACAAACGTGCATAATGTGTTTTGTCTTGTGTATCAAAATAACCATTTGGATCTTCTTGAATATAAGCATAATTTTCAGTAACTACGATATTATCAGGGCTATGAAATGCTTTCGCTTTTCCATCTAGTTTGTCACCATCCAAAACACAAGTGATTTTACCTGTTTTTGTTGGGTCTTCTGGATTCATTGTCAGTTTATATACACGTCCATAAAGTGACCCTTTTCCTACTAAATCATCTTTTTTACGCCCTGTAACACAAAAATAAACTTCTCTGTTGTTACTTTCTGAGCCTCTTCTCCAGTCAATATCTTCTACTCTTGAGAACCCCATAACACCTTTTTGTTTGGCTTCTGCATCAAGTAAATCAATATTTGTTTCATTTAATTCTACAAATTCCATATCGTATGAAGTTCCTTCT contains:
- a CDS encoding cytochrome-c peroxidase — its product is MKFPLFLLILVSILLFTVSCTNSQKETAQNNATKEVTNSFKEIEKIYLSNIEKCINNLEATKKALNFIDKDIEYNKIHIQKSQEHYREARAYFKKIEPILSFVDVENYKTLNAPNLLKVEEEDATNIKINEPFGFQPLEELLFLEIDSIGNIEEEVIQTIQKNADKTLQRLRLIQRNTNLSVYKNYHFLWLFRDAIFRVALTGITGFDSPSGISLDDNKIVYQELENYLSFFEAEFQNKEIYQEWKESLQKSQRFLTQDDKTNFENFDRYSFIKNYTENQIEIWNKTVKDWKIEFPLELAIQNDATSLFSDSTFNLNFFSDQQLGQISKDKIVLGKQLFNDVNLSSNKKMSCATCHQQDLAFTDGKKFPKGQKRNSPTLMYAALQKSFFHDNRAGSLEGQIISVINNKTEFHTSAEILLEAVKENSVYVQKFSELYSDSLTEQNIRTAMADYIRSLAPFSSKFDKNIKGIENTFTKNEINGFNLFMGKAACATCHFAPVFNGTIAPSFRESEMELIAVPSKNDTINAKIDEDLGRYDVFQTEEKKYFFKTPTLRNISKTAPYMHNGVYETLEEVMDFYNRGGGKGIGIDLKYQTLPFESLNLSKQEINDIIAFLESLEDE